The following coding sequences are from one Bos indicus x Bos taurus breed Angus x Brahman F1 hybrid chromosome 5, Bos_hybrid_MaternalHap_v2.0, whole genome shotgun sequence window:
- the LOC113893174 gene encoding keratin, type II cytoskeletal 6A isoform X1 produces MSCKSTVKTQSISRRGFSAGSARVPGVCRSGFSSVSLSRSRGSGGLAGVCGGAGFGSRSLYGLGGSKRISIAGGSCVIGGGYGGRIGVGYGFGGGAGSGFGFGAGAGSGFGLGGGAGFGGGFGGPGFPVCPPGGIQEVTVNQSLLTPLNLQIDPTIQRVRTEEREQIKTLNNKFASFIDKVRFLEQQNKVLDTKWTLLQEQGTRTVRQNLEPLFEQYINNLRRQLDSILGERGRLDSELRGMQDTVEDFKNKYEDEINKRTAAENEFVKLKKDVDIAYMNKVELQAKVDALTDEINFLRTFYDAELAQMQTHISDTSVVLSMDNNRSLDLDSIIAEVKAQYEEIAQRSRAEAESWYQSKYEELRVTAGRHGDDLRNTKQEISEINRVIQRLRSEIDHVKKQCASLQSAIADAEQRGELALKDARSKLADLEDALQKAKQDMARLLKEYQELMNVKLALDVEIATYRKLLEGEECRLSGEGVGQVNISVVQSTVSGGYGGAGGYGGASGLGSGLGVSGGSGYSYSSGHSLGGGFSSGSGRAIGCGFGSSGGSSSTIKYTTTTSSSSRKGYKH; encoded by the exons ATGTCTTGCAAATCCACCGTGAAGACCCAAAGCATCAGCCGCAGGGGCTTCAGTGCCGGCTCAGCCAGAGTCCCTGGGGTGTGCCGCTCTGGCTTCAGCAGCGTGTCCCTGTCCCGCTCCAGGGGCAGTGGCGGCCTCGCTGGAGTGTGTGGAGGAGCTGGCTTTGGCAGCCGCAGCCTCTATGGCCTGGGGGGCTCCAAGAGGATCTCCATCGCAGGGGGCAGCTGTGTCATCGGTGGTGGCTATGGCGGCAGAATTGGAGTTGGCTATGGCTTCGGGGGTGGAGCCGGGAGTGGATTTGGTTTTGGTGCTGGGGCTGGTAGTGGCTTTGGGCTCGGTGGTGGAGCTGGCTTCGGAGGTGGCTTTGGTGGTCCTGGCTTCCCTGTGTGCCCCCCTGGAGGCATCCAAGAGGTCACCGTCAACCAGAGTCTCCTGACTCCCCTCAACCTGCAAATCGACCCCACCATCCAGCGGGTGAGGACTGAGGAGCGGGAGCAGATCAAGACCCTCAACAACAAGTTTGCCTCCTTCATCGACAAG GTCCGATTCCTGGAGCAGCAGAACAAGGTCCTGGACACCAAGTGGACCTTGCTGCAGGAGCAGGGCACCAGGACTGTGAGGCAGAACCTGGAGCCTTTGTTCGAGCAgtacatcaacaacctcaggagACAGCTAGATAGTATCCTTGGGGAGAGAGGCCGCCTGGACTCGGAGCTCAGGGGGATGCAGGACACGGTGGAGGACTTCAAGAACAA ATACGAAGATGAAATCAACAAACGCACAGCAGCAGAGAATGAGTTTGTGAAATTGAAGAAG GATGTGGATATTGCCTACATGAACAAGGTTGAACTACAAGCCAAAGTAGACGCTCTCACAGATGAGATCAACTTCCTAAGAACCTTCTATGATGCT GAACTGGCTCAGATGCAAACCCACATCTCAGACACTTCTGTGGTCCTCTCCATGGACAACAACCGCAGCCTGGACCTGGACAGCATCATCGCTGAAGTCAAAGCCCAATATGAGGAGATTGCTCAGAGGAGCCGGGCTGAGGCTGAGTCCTGGTACCAGTCCAAG TACGAGGAGCTGCGGGTGACGGCGGGCAGACACGGGGATGACCTGCGCAACACCAAGCAGGAGATCTCTGAGATCAACCGCGTGATCCAGAGGCTGAGATCTGAGATTGACCACGTCAAGAAGCAG TGTGCCAGCCTGCAATCCGCCATTGCCGATGCCGAGCAGCGTGGGGAGCTGGCCCTCAAGGATGCCAGGAGCAAGCTGGCTGACCTGGAGGACGCCCTGCAGAAGGCCAAGCAGGACATGGCCCGGCTCCTGAAGGAGTACCAGGAGCTCATGAATGTCAAGCTGGCCCTGGACGTGGAGATTGCCACCTACAGAAAGCTGCTGGAAGGCGAGGAGTGCAG GCTGAGTGGGGAAGGCGTTGGACAAGTCAACATCT CCGTGGTCCAGTCCACTGTCTCTGGTGGCTATGGTGGTGCTGGTGGCTATGGTGGTGCCAGCGGTCTCGGCAGTGGCTTAGGCGTGAGTGGAGGAAGTGGCTACTCCTACAGCAGCGGTCACAGCCTTGGAGGTGGCTTCAGTTCTGGCAGTGGCAGAGCCATAGGGTGTGGCTTCGGCTCCTCTGGGGGCAGCAGTTCCACCATCAaatacaccaccaccacctcctcctccagcagGAAGGGCTACAAGCACTGA